One Gimesia aquarii DNA segment encodes these proteins:
- a CDS encoding toll/interleukin-1 receptor domain-containing protein yields the protein MANPAHVKIVKKGAQSITNWRKKNPHFTLDLSRTDLSNADLSNADLSNADLSNADLSNADLSNADLSEAIFEVTNLSNANFSNANLQNANLRNANLRNANLRNANLRNANLTSANLTNANLESADLSNAKMSDVDLSGARWVRAILCGIDFSEANLSGANLSNANFSGGNLNGTDLSGATLGWANFCGVRMKNANLENANLTHAKMSGAKLIGANLSGTDLDGADLSRTHYWRTNLRNANLSRANLSRTDLGGADLRKADMSDVDLSEADLSWADLSGANLSNASSKETRWTDLDLSQSIGLESVIHRGRSSLGVDTLMKSNGKIPERFLRGCGLTDDFISYIPSHFANPAIDFYSCFISYSHEDKSFARRLHDALQGRGIRCWLDEHQLLPGDNIYDRVDHGIRVWDKVLLCTSKHSLTSGWVDDEIKHAFAKEKQLFKQRGREVLSLIPLNLDGYLFSEWQHPKCNQILERLAPDFTNWESDNTKFEVQFERVVKALQTNDSGRELDPIPKL from the coding sequence GTGGCTAATCCCGCGCATGTGAAAATTGTCAAAAAAGGAGCTCAATCAATAACAAATTGGAGAAAAAAGAACCCACATTTTACGTTAGATTTGAGTCGGACCGATTTGAGTAATGCCGATTTGAGTAATGCCGATTTGAGTAATGCCGATTTGAGTAATGCCGATTTGAGTAATGCCGATTTGAGTAATGCCGATTTGAGCGAGGCCATTTTTGAAGTTACCAATTTGAGTAATGCTAATTTTAGTAATGCTAATTTGCAAAATGCTAATTTGCGTAATGCTAATTTGCGTAATGCTAATTTGCGTAATGCTAATTTGCGTAATGCTAATTTGACTAGTGCTAATTTGACTAATGCCAATTTGGAGAGTGCCGATTTGAGTAATGCCAAAATGAGCGATGTCGATTTGAGCGGGGCTCGTTGGGTAAGGGCCATATTGTGCGGTATTGATTTTAGTGAGGCCAATTTAAGCGGGGCCAATTTGAGCAATGCCAATTTTTCCGGGGGTAATTTGAACGGTACTGATTTGAGCGGGGCTACTTTGGGCTGGGCCAATTTTTGCGGGGTTAGAATGAAAAATGCCAATTTGGAAAATGCCAATTTAACACATGCCAAAATGAGCGGGGCTAAATTGATTGGGGCTAATTTGAGTGGGACCGATTTGGATGGGGCTGATTTGAGCAGGACTCATTACTGGAGAACTAATTTGAGAAATGCTAATTTGAGTCGGGCCAATTTGAGTCGGACCGATTTGGGCGGGGCCGATTTGAGAAAGGCCGACATGAGCGATGTTGATTTGAGCGAGGCCGATTTGAGCTGGGCCGATTTGAGCGGGGCCAATTTGAGTAATGCTTCTTCAAAGGAAACACGATGGACTGATCTAGATTTATCGCAATCAATTGGTTTGGAATCAGTCATACATCGAGGACGAAGTTCTCTCGGTGTTGACACCTTGATGAAATCAAACGGTAAGATTCCAGAGAGATTTCTTCGTGGTTGTGGTTTAACTGATGATTTTATTTCCTACATTCCAAGCCATTTTGCAAATCCAGCGATTGATTTCTATTCCTGCTTTATCAGTTACAGCCATGAGGATAAATCGTTTGCTCGTCGGTTACATGACGCTTTGCAAGGCAGAGGAATTCGCTGTTGGCTCGATGAACATCAGCTATTACCAGGAGACAATATCTACGATCGTGTTGATCATGGAATTCGTGTGTGGGATAAAGTACTGTTATGTACTTCAAAACATTCACTGACCAGTGGCTGGGTTGATGATGAGATTAAGCATGCGTTTGCGAAAGAAAAGCAGCTGTTCAAACAAAGAGGACGTGAGGTTTTGTCTTTGATACCACTGAACTTGGATGGTTATCTTTTTTCAGAATGGCAACATCCCAAATGTAATCAAATTCTTGAACGTCTTGCTCCTGATTTCACTAATTGGGAATCTGATAATACAAAGTTCGAAGTCCAATTCGAGCGAGTTGTTAAAGCTCTTCAAACCAATGATTCAGGCAGAGAACTTGATCCCATTCCAAAGCTCTAA
- a CDS encoding toll/interleukin-1 receptor domain-containing protein, with protein MKVFISWSGNRSRAVAEMLKTWIKCVLQATRPWLSTRDIDRGALWFSEIHDQLKDTAVGIVCLTKENQNRPWILFESGALAKGLSSSRVCTFLIDLEPSDIVDPLAQFNHTIPNRDSVWELVRTLNKSLSNESLDDIVLDQVFDTYWGQFEKSFAKIIEDNPQTETIPPRPDGDILVEILENTRGMQSRLRRLESREIRDDPDMQESLNVFEEELLKELFLLSTKSPKDGMTKGDILHFFRKNGVAPIRAHKLMQEHFNHLNAASNTPHLDSVR; from the coding sequence ATGAAGGTCTTTATCAGTTGGTCAGGGAATCGCAGCCGAGCCGTTGCAGAGATGCTCAAAACTTGGATTAAATGTGTGTTACAAGCCACTAGACCTTGGTTATCTACTCGTGATATTGACCGTGGAGCCCTTTGGTTTAGTGAAATACATGACCAATTAAAGGATACTGCTGTCGGAATTGTCTGCTTGACTAAAGAGAATCAAAATCGCCCTTGGATCTTATTTGAGTCGGGAGCTCTTGCAAAGGGGTTGTCGTCAAGTCGAGTTTGTACGTTTTTGATAGACTTAGAACCATCTGACATTGTAGACCCTTTGGCACAGTTCAATCATACGATACCCAATCGTGACAGTGTTTGGGAGTTGGTTCGAACTTTAAATAAAAGCCTTTCAAATGAATCGCTCGATGATATTGTTCTGGATCAAGTGTTCGATACATACTGGGGGCAATTTGAAAAATCGTTTGCAAAAATCATTGAAGATAACCCACAAACAGAAACCATTCCACCTCGACCGGATGGTGACATTCTTGTAGAGATTTTGGAGAATACGAGAGGTATGCAATCGCGGCTTAGACGTTTAGAGAGTCGTGAAATACGAGATGATCCAGATATGCAGGAATCTCTAAATGTATTTGAAGAAGAATTATTAAAAGAATTATTCTTGTTGTCCACAAAGTCACCGAAGGATGGCATGACTAAAGGTGATATTCTACATTTTTTCAGAAAGAACGGTGTTGCACCCATTAGAGCACATAAACTTATGCAAGAGCACTTTAATCATTTGAATGCCGCAAGTAACACGCCCCACCTGGATAGTGTCCGGTAA